One genomic window of Rissa tridactyla isolate bRisTri1 unplaced genomic scaffold, bRisTri1.patW.cur.20221130 scaffold_29, whole genome shotgun sequence includes the following:
- the LOC128903276 gene encoding olfactory receptor 14A16-like: protein YVAICKPLHYGTLLGSRACVHMAAAAWGFVFLYAVLHTANTFSLPLCQGNALDQFFCEIPQILKLSCSHSYLREVGLLVVSACLTFGCFVFIVLSYVQIFRAVLRIPSEQGRHKAFSTCLPHLAVVSLFLSTAMFAYLKPPSISSPVLDLVVAVLYSVVPPTPVEEAYLGKRRTS, encoded by the coding sequence tatgtggccatctgcaaaccccttcACTatgggaccctcctgggcagcagagcttgtgtccacatggcagcagctgcctggggctttgttttcctctacgctgtgctgcacacggccaatacattttccctacccctctgccagggcaatgccctggaccagttcttctgtgaaatcccccagatcctcaagctctcctgctcacactcctacctcagggaagttgggcttcttgtggtcagtgcctgtttaaccttcgggtgctttgttttcatcgtgctgtcctatgtgcagatcttcagggccgtgctgaggatcccctctgagcagggacggcacaaagccttttccacgtgcctccctcacctggccgtcgtctccctgtttctcagcactgccatgtttgcctacctgaagcccccctccatctcctccccagttctcgacctggtggtggctgtgctgtactccgtggtgcctcca